A window of the Juglans microcarpa x Juglans regia isolate MS1-56 chromosome 5D, Jm3101_v1.0, whole genome shotgun sequence genome harbors these coding sequences:
- the LOC121266541 gene encoding uncharacterized protein LOC121266541 has translation MQSMFSEHFETRRTIWLINGSFAEDCGFGWHGLWCSVGQFGRMGMAVMWMWSWLWERKVDLCFRRDSIETNREQDVLRYPKFGAASMSKRELVIIFRIGEPCHLNSAWEIPKVNLTNAQKPKRSLWTSGIVITCVKRLENKQPVYRRPQGTCLIAGVTHFGMEDLSFLNMMHRWCGLHG, from the exons ATGCAGTCAATGTTCTCAGAACACTTTGAAACACGGAGAACAATTTGGCTCATCAATGGCAGTTTTGCAGAA GATTGTGGGTTTGGGTGGCATGGATTGTGGTGCAGCGTTGGACAGTTTGGACGGATGGGTATGGCGGTGATGTGGATGTGGTCGTGGTTATGGGAGAGGAAAGTTGACCTATGCTTTAG ACGTGACAGTATTGAAACCAATCGAGAGCAAGAT GTGCTGCGATATCCAAAGTTTGGAGCAGCTAGCATGTCAAAAAGAGAGCTAGTTATTATATTTAGGATTGGGGAACCCTGTCACCTCAACTCTGCGTGGGAGATACCAAAAGTCAACCTTACGAATGCTCAAAAACCAAAGCGTTCGTTATGGACATCTGGGATTGTGATCACATGCGTCAAACGATTGGAGAACAAGCAACCAGTTTACCGCAGGCCACAAGGAACCTGTCTGATTGCCGGAGTAACCCATTTTGGAATGGAGGATCTCTCCTTCTTGAATATGATGCACAGATGGTGTGGGCTCCATGGATAA
- the LOC121266540 gene encoding uncharacterized protein LOC121266540 — MKASLKFRDDQKPLFRAKVPLSILGLPFQSGIVAGESKELTLNLGTFFESGPSLKISYRPNETWNPFSLVVKTGIGSYGSPISSPMLMSAEFNLLGRGNPSFMLHFKPQFGDFSIKKSQSSMFDRTITSPNGLVSEDDASIEVVEGPAMNGAFYGKKITALTSDSPSGTIVNVLSGMEVAAKTTLPVRGRAIVNFRWGVRVPAELKSVGSNPTAGITFQKIPFLVMNKIGMEHVDGGDSKKTTAKSSPDLTLPANADVAEACFIVKRQLEVLQAENGSLKKAVEELRREFAAGTKSVSTVGESYSGKNRDMERNGIKSDRRNTEKEEKKKATMGATGA; from the coding sequence ATGAAAGCTTCCCTCAAGTTCCGGGACGACCAGAAGCCACTTTTTAGGGCCAAAGTCCCACTTAGCATCTTGGGATTGCCGTTTCAGTCAGGAATCGTCGCCGGCGAGTCGAAGGAACTCACTCTCAATCTCGGTACTTTCTTCGAATCCGGACCCTCGCTTAAGATCTCGTACCGCCCCAACGAGACGTGGAACCCGTTCTCCCTCGTTGTTAAGACCGGAATCGGGTCGTACGGCTCACCGATCTCCAGCCCGATGCTAATGAGCGCCGAGTTCAATTTGCTTGGGCGCGGGAACCCTAGCTTTATGCTCCACTTCAAGCCTCAGTTTGGGGATTTCTCGATTAAGAAGTCGCAGTCCTCGATGTTCGACAGGACGATTACGTCTCCTAACGGCCTCGTTTCAGAGGACGATGCGTCGATCGAGGTAGTGGAAGGCCCGGCAATGAACGGGGCGTTCTACGGCAAGAAAATAACGGCTCTGACTTCCGATTCGCCTTCCGGAACGATCGTCAACGTGTTATCTGGCATGGAGGTGGCAGCGAAGACGACCTTGCCTGTGAGAGGGCGCGCTATCGTGAATTTCCGGTGGGGAGTTAGGGTTCCTGCGGAGCTGAAGAGTGTGGGTAGTAATCCAACGGCAGGGATTACGTTCCAGAAGATCCCCTTCCTGGTGATGAACAAGATCGGGATGGAACACGTGGACGGCGGGGATTCGAAGAAGACAACTGCCAAATCCAGCCCGGATTTGACCCTTCCTGCGAATGCTGACGTGGCGGAGGCCTGTTTTATAGTGAAGCGGCAACTGGAGGTGTTGCAAGCCGAGAACGGGTCGTTGAAAAAAGCCGTGGAGGAACTCCGGCGAGAATTCGCTGCCGGTACGAAATCGGTATCGACTGTTGGAGAGTCGTACTCGGGGAAAAACCGAGACATGGAAAGAAATGGAATTAAATCCGATAGGCGAAACActgagaaggaggagaagaagaaggcgACGATGGGAGCCACCGGGGCTTGA
- the LOC121266539 gene encoding LOW QUALITY PROTEIN: protein EMSY-LIKE 1-like (The sequence of the model RefSeq protein was modified relative to this genomic sequence to represent the inferred CDS: inserted 1 base in 1 codon): MDYDISDSSDTDDDLPPSHQKRVPRGSHVTGNGRSAVGPVPYLRIHSDMEAEIHHLEQEAYYSVLRAFKAQSNAITWEKEEMITELRKELRVSDDEHRELLSKVNADDIICKIREWRQSGGKQPPRLNASQLVHDLVPSPTVSASRKKQKTTQSVQSMPGLPSMKSMQYPSSAPAGSRHFINRSSSGALVANESTEAAMPDTLVGRKVWTRWPDDNNFYEAVITDYNAAEGRHALVYDMNTANETWEWVDLKEISPEDIRWEGEDPGILHRGGHSGQPRGVKKPFSRAGIIPGAGRGRGSIKGQSRKEFXPSQNGIGKKVSDDLELLNTDTLVKEVERVFSASHPDPSELEKAKKMLKEHEQALVDAIARLAYASDGESADGEQPHLNGQSVG, from the exons ATACAGATGATGATCTTCCTCCATCTCACCAAAAGAGAGTTCCAAGGGGGAGTCATGTCACAGGAAATGGAAGGTCTGCTGTAGGTCCTGTCCCATACCTTAGGATACATAGTGACATGGAGGCTGAAATACATCACCTTGAGCAAGAAGCATATTATTCAGTCCTGCGTGCTTTTAAAGCTCAGTCAAATGCCATTACTTGG gagaaagaagaaatgataACTGAACTTAGGAAAGAGTTGAGAGTATCAGATGACGAACACAGGGAGCTTCTGAGCAAGGTTAATGCTGATGACATCATTTGTAAGATAAG GGAGTGGAGACAGTCAGGTGGGAAGCAACCTCCCAGGCTCAACGCTTCTCAGCTTGTTCATGATCTTGTACCCAGTCCTACTGTTTCAGCATCCCGCAAAAAACAGAAGACAACCCAATCG GTTCAGTCAATGCCTGGTTTGCCCTCAATGAAGTCAATGCAGTACCCTTCATCAGCTCCTGCTGGAAGTAGACATTTCATTAATCGCAGTTCTTCCGGAGCCCTGGTCGCAAATGAATCTACTGAAGCTGCAATGCCTGATACATTAGTTGGAAGAAAAGTGTGGACAAGATGGCCTGATGACAACAACTTCTATGAGGCTGTCATAACAGATTACAATGCTGCTGAG GGTCGGCATGCTTtggtatatgatatgaataCGGCCAATGAGACCTGGGAATGGGTTGATCTCAAAGAA ATCTCTCCTGAGGATATCCGATGGGAAGGTGAGGATCCAGGTATCCTGCATCGAGGGGGTCACAGTGGGCAACCCCGTGGGGTTAAGAAACCCTTTAGCCGTGCTGGCATTATTCCAGGTGCTGGAAGGGGAAGGGGATCAATAAAGGGCCAATCTAGAAAAGAAT CCCCATCACAAAATGGCATTGGAAAGAAAGTTTCTGATGATTTAGAATTGCTTAACACTGATACATTGGTAAAGGAG GTGGAGAGAGTTTTCAGTGCTAGTCATCCAGATCCTTCTGAACTTGAGAAGGCAAAGAAAATGCTTAAA GAGCACGAACAGGCACTTGTTGATGCAATTGCTAGGCTCGCATATGCATCTGATGGTGAAAGTG CAGATGGAGAGCAGCCACACCTGAACGGGCAATCTGTAGGATGA